The following are encoded together in the Asticcacaulis sp. genome:
- a CDS encoding LacI family transcriptional regulator, whose protein sequence is MSTINDVAKLAGVSTATVSRVLNDYAHVSPAVLEKVMGAIDQLGYEPNQMAKSLRTLKTSRLIVTVPNIANAFFAHIIRGVEEAALAAGYTVLLGDVGFGDSEDAYAALLRRKEADGMIFLGHTLPSSLNDLVAKKGAAAPIVNGCEFSDSLSVSSVHIDNALAARQVMDHLYGLGHRRIGVITGDLRSPISRDRLQGVTASADQHGRSNDLTILTGDYSIECGAEMTRQLLAQAKRPTALFCFSDDMAFGALHAIRAAGLTCPADISVAGFDDVHLSRFSAPALTTVRQPMHEIGRKTVDLLLGIIDGGTTERVNITLDHELVIRESTAAPKA, encoded by the coding sequence ATGTCGACCATCAATGACGTAGCCAAACTGGCCGGCGTCTCCACCGCCACGGTTTCCCGCGTGCTGAATGACTATGCCCACGTCTCTCCGGCCGTGCTGGAAAAGGTGATGGGCGCGATCGACCAACTGGGCTACGAGCCGAACCAGATGGCCAAGTCGCTGCGCACGCTCAAGACCTCGCGCCTGATCGTTACCGTGCCCAATATCGCCAACGCCTTCTTCGCCCATATCATCCGCGGCGTCGAGGAAGCGGCGCTGGCCGCCGGCTATACGGTCCTGCTCGGCGACGTGGGATTTGGCGACAGCGAAGACGCCTACGCCGCCCTGCTGCGCCGCAAGGAGGCCGACGGCATGATTTTCCTCGGCCATACCCTGCCTTCCTCGCTCAATGACCTGGTGGCGAAAAAGGGCGCGGCAGCGCCGATTGTCAATGGCTGCGAATTCAGCGATTCTTTAAGCGTCTCCTCGGTCCACATCGATAACGCCCTGGCCGCCCGCCAGGTCATGGATCATCTTTACGGCCTCGGCCACCGCCGCATCGGCGTCATCACCGGCGACCTGCGCAGCCCGATCAGCCGTGACCGCCTGCAGGGCGTCACCGCCAGCGCCGACCAGCACGGCCGCAGCAACGACCTGACGATCCTGACCGGCGACTATTCCATCGAATGCGGCGCCGAGATGACCCGGCAGTTGCTGGCCCAGGCCAAACGCCCGACAGCCCTCTTCTGCTTCAGCGATGACATGGCCTTCGGTGCGCTCCACGCCATCCGCGCCGCCGGCCTGACTTGCCCGGCGGATATCTCCGTGGCCGGTTTCGACGACGTCCACCTGTCGCGCTTTTCCGCGCCAGCGCTCACCACCGTGCGCCAGCCGATGCACGAAATCGGCCGCAAGACGGTGGACCTGCTGCTGGGCATTATCGATGGCGGCACCACCGAGCGCGTCAATATCACGCTCGACCATGAACTGGTCATCCGCGAAAGCACCGCCGCGCCAAAGGCTTGA
- a CDS encoding alpha/beta hydrolase yields the protein MDTIRRSLLLAPLALTAGGAMAQTAAPDTAKIVAGWPTPTGTIDLWPNGAPGQLHPDMKEHVEETSTDPAIKFRRVQGISKPRLAVFPAENPNGGAMLIIPGGGFWWNYFDHEGYQLADYLNKQGITCFVLFYRLANDGWQNAADVGTIDAQRAMRLIRKNAAQYKLDPKRVGVAGFSAGGFVTASLATRHAQALYAAVDEADHLDARPLIAAPIYPVISLDPAIAYEGTAPSLFGAPATTEQIARYAPDHNVDAQTPPMFLTQAEDDTTVPVANSIVLRDALKAKGITVETHLFASGGHGFGMKADLDRPYHIWPQLLVNFVRSQGLMG from the coding sequence ATGGATACCATACGCCGTTCGCTTCTGCTGGCCCCGCTGGCCCTGACTGCCGGAGGGGCCATGGCCCAGACCGCTGCCCCTGATACGGCCAAGATCGTCGCCGGCTGGCCCACACCAACCGGCACGATCGACCTGTGGCCGAACGGGGCGCCCGGTCAGTTACATCCGGACATGAAGGAACATGTCGAGGAAACCTCGACCGACCCCGCCATCAAATTCCGCCGCGTCCAGGGCATATCGAAGCCGCGTCTGGCGGTCTTTCCGGCCGAAAACCCCAATGGCGGGGCCATGCTGATCATTCCCGGCGGCGGCTTCTGGTGGAACTATTTCGACCACGAAGGCTACCAGTTGGCCGACTATCTCAACAAACAGGGTATCACCTGTTTCGTGCTGTTCTACCGCCTGGCCAATGACGGCTGGCAAAATGCGGCCGATGTCGGCACAATCGATGCCCAGCGCGCCATGCGCCTGATCCGTAAAAATGCGGCGCAATATAAACTCGATCCGAAACGCGTCGGTGTGGCCGGATTCAGCGCCGGCGGCTTTGTGACCGCCTCGCTGGCTACCCGTCATGCGCAGGCCCTTTATGCCGCCGTCGATGAGGCCGATCACCTCGACGCCCGTCCGCTGATCGCCGCGCCGATCTATCCCGTCATTTCGCTCGATCCCGCCATTGCCTACGAAGGCACCGCGCCGTCGCTCTTCGGTGCGCCGGCGACAACTGAACAGATCGCCCGCTATGCACCTGATCACAATGTCGATGCGCAGACCCCGCCGATGTTCCTGACCCAGGCCGAGGACGATACCACCGTGCCGGTGGCCAATTCGATTGTCCTGCGTGACGCCCTGAAAGCCAAGGGGATCACGGTCGAGACCCACCTGTTCGCCAGCGGCGGCCATGGCTTCGGCATGAAGGCCGATCTTGACCGGCCCTATCACATCTGGCCGCAACTGCTGGTCAATTTCGTCCGCAGCCAGGGGCTTATGGGATAA
- a CDS encoding prolyl oligopeptidase family serine peptidase — MPSEWVASQKSVSYKASDGLEIGALLTLPPKPEPKGLPLIVLPHDGPQAHDSRGFDWLAQVLASRGYLVLQPNYRGSDGAGPAFMAAGKGQWGRRMQSDLADGVRYLVGQGLADPARVCIIGNGYGGYAALEGATTPETWRCAASLGGISDIGDYVGWVKSKRSVPDPDQIASLTADPVWPRAFSPDPGSVSIVTGYLGDPSGWSALSPRNQVADIKAPVLLVHQADDRSVPVRQSKVMRDALQAAGKAVTYTELPGSDHELTTEEARLATAQAVVDFLKIYNPN, encoded by the coding sequence GTGCCATCGGAATGGGTCGCCTCGCAAAAGAGCGTCAGTTACAAGGCAAGCGACGGTCTGGAGATTGGTGCCCTGCTGACCCTGCCGCCGAAACCGGAACCGAAGGGTCTGCCGCTGATCGTCCTGCCGCATGACGGGCCGCAGGCGCATGACAGTCGCGGGTTTGACTGGCTGGCCCAGGTGCTGGCTTCGCGCGGCTATCTGGTGCTGCAACCCAATTATCGCGGGTCGGATGGCGCGGGACCGGCTTTCATGGCGGCGGGCAAGGGCCAGTGGGGGCGACGGATGCAGTCCGACCTGGCCGATGGTGTTCGTTATCTGGTCGGCCAGGGTCTGGCCGATCCGGCGCGGGTCTGTATCATCGGCAATGGGTATGGCGGTTACGCGGCGCTGGAAGGTGCCACGACGCCGGAGACCTGGCGCTGCGCGGCTTCGCTCGGCGGCATTTCCGATATCGGCGATTATGTAGGCTGGGTGAAGAGCAAGCGATCCGTACCCGACCCGGACCAGATCGCCAGCCTGACGGCGGACCCCGTATGGCCGCGCGCCTTTTCGCCCGATCCGGGGTCCGTATCGATCGTTACAGGCTATCTGGGTGATCCCTCCGGCTGGAGCGCCCTGTCGCCGCGCAACCAGGTGGCCGATATCAAGGCGCCGGTCCTGCTGGTGCATCAGGCTGATGATCGCTCGGTGCCGGTGCGCCAGAGCAAGGTAATGCGGGATGCGCTTCAAGCCGCAGGCAAGGCGGTGACCTATACCGAATTGCCGGGCAGCGATCACGAACTGACGACCGAAGAGGCACGGTTGGCAACGGCTCAGGCGGTGGTGGATTTCCTGAAAATCTATAATCCGAATTGA
- a CDS encoding Gfo/Idh/MocA family oxidoreductase — MTKLRLGMAGGGPGAFIGPVHGIAARLDDRFVLSAGAFSRDAGKNAAAGEGYGLSADRVYVSWQEMLAQEKGRLDLVAIVTPNDTHFPIAKAALEAGFNVLCDKPATLNLEEALRLRDLVRASGKHYGLTYTYSGYPLVREARKRVAEGRIGRVRKIVVEYSQGWLSQPLQNKQADWRADPAQSGLGGCIADIGVHAFHLSEFVSGAKVEALSADLGIVVPGRALDDDCNVLLRYENGVRGVLVSSQIAAGDRNGLRLRVYGETGGIDWSQEQPNTLTLNWHDAPTQVLHAGMSYLTYGARVPAGHPEGYLEAFATLYRDFADEVSTGVPSLVPGIDDGVRGMAFIETAIRSSRNKSWETLL, encoded by the coding sequence ATGACAAAGCTAAGACTAGGCATGGCGGGCGGTGGACCGGGCGCATTTATTGGCCCGGTGCATGGAATCGCGGCGCGGCTGGACGACCGGTTTGTCCTCAGCGCCGGCGCCTTCAGCCGCGATGCCGGAAAGAATGCCGCGGCGGGCGAGGGCTACGGCCTGTCGGCTGACCGTGTTTACGTCTCGTGGCAGGAGATGCTGGCTCAGGAAAAGGGGCGGCTGGATTTGGTCGCTATCGTCACGCCAAACGACACCCATTTCCCGATCGCCAAAGCCGCGCTGGAGGCGGGTTTCAATGTGCTGTGCGATAAGCCGGCGACACTGAACCTCGAAGAAGCCCTGCGCCTGCGCGACCTTGTGCGCGCCAGTGGCAAACATTACGGCCTGACCTATACCTATAGCGGCTATCCGCTGGTGCGTGAGGCCCGGAAGCGGGTGGCGGAAGGGCGGATCGGTCGTGTACGCAAGATTGTGGTCGAGTACAGCCAGGGCTGGCTGTCGCAACCGTTGCAAAACAAGCAGGCCGACTGGCGGGCTGATCCGGCGCAGTCGGGTCTCGGCGGCTGTATTGCCGATATCGGTGTCCATGCCTTTCACCTGAGCGAATTTGTCAGCGGGGCGAAGGTGGAAGCCTTAAGCGCCGATCTCGGTATTGTCGTGCCCGGCCGCGCGCTCGATGACGACTGCAATGTGCTGCTGCGTTATGAAAACGGCGTCCGCGGCGTGCTGGTGTCTTCGCAGATTGCGGCGGGGGATCGCAATGGCCTGCGCCTGCGGGTCTATGGCGAAACCGGCGGTATCGACTGGTCGCAGGAACAGCCCAACACCCTGACGCTGAATTGGCACGATGCGCCGACTCAGGTCCTGCACGCCGGCATGTCTTACCTGACCTATGGCGCGCGCGTGCCGGCGGGTCATCCGGAAGGCTATCTTGAAGCCTTCGCCACGCTTTACCGTGATTTCGCCGACGAGGTATCGACCGGCGTGCCGTCACTGGTGCCGGGCATAGACGACGGCGTGCGCGGCATGGCCTTTATCGAGACGGCCATCCGGTCGAGCCGCAACAAAAGCTGGGAGACACTGCTGTGA
- a CDS encoding c-type cytochrome, translating to MPIFSSRFLIPLVLAAGPAFAAQAAPAIDAAQLSTGEKVFAQCKACHAIEKGKADGVGPNLYGVYGSKAGAHSATFKYSAAMKASGQTWNDATLNSFLQAPMKAVPGTKMTYGGVKDDAKRAALVYYLKVKSAE from the coding sequence GTGCCGATATTTTCCAGCCGTTTTTTAATACCCCTCGTCCTCGCCGCCGGGCCCGCTTTCGCCGCCCAGGCCGCACCGGCAATCGACGCCGCCCAGCTTTCTACCGGCGAAAAAGTCTTTGCCCAGTGCAAGGCGTGCCATGCGATCGAAAAAGGCAAGGCCGACGGCGTGGGCCCCAATCTTTACGGCGTCTACGGCAGCAAGGCCGGCGCCCATTCCGCCACCTTCAAATATTCCGCCGCCATGAAGGCATCCGGCCAAACCTGGAATGACGCCACGCTGAACAGCTTCCTGCAGGCGCCGATGAAGGCCGTGCCGGGTACGAAAATGACCTATGGCGGCGTCAAGGATGACGCCAAACGCGCGGCGCTGGTCTACTACCTCAAGGTCAAGTCGGCGGAATAA
- a CDS encoding DUF1080 domain-containing protein, which yields MLPGGKWHVHDPARPHPAIVTAGKTASEAPSDAIVLFDGTSLDAFVTADGKPADWTLAGGAMTVPHREGPHGDGSLTTKQAFGDIQLHIEFREPADVTGTSQARGNSGVILMGQYEVQVLDSYDNVTYADGQASAIYAWKPPLVNASRKPGEWQTYDIIFERPHFDAAGKVLKPAYVTVLHNGVLTQNHQEILGKTDWRTLATYHPHADALPFTLQDHGSAVSYRNIWVRKLAEQEE from the coding sequence ATGCTGCCCGGCGGCAAGTGGCACGTCCATGATCCGGCGCGACCGCACCCTGCCATCGTCACGGCCGGAAAGACGGCCAGTGAGGCGCCTTCCGACGCTATCGTCCTGTTCGACGGCACCTCGCTAGACGCCTTCGTCACCGCCGACGGCAAGCCTGCGGACTGGACACTGGCCGGAGGCGCCATGACCGTACCGCACCGCGAAGGGCCGCATGGCGATGGCAGCCTGACCACGAAACAGGCGTTCGGCGACATCCAGCTTCATATCGAATTCCGCGAGCCCGCCGATGTCACCGGCACCTCGCAGGCACGGGGGAATTCCGGCGTCATCCTGATGGGCCAGTATGAGGTCCAGGTGCTCGATTCCTATGACAATGTCACCTATGCCGATGGCCAGGCGTCGGCCATCTATGCCTGGAAGCCGCCGCTGGTGAACGCTTCCCGCAAGCCCGGTGAGTGGCAAACCTACGACATCATTTTCGAGCGTCCGCACTTCGATGCCGCCGGCAAGGTGCTGAAACCCGCCTATGTCACCGTGCTGCACAATGGCGTGCTGACGCAGAACCACCAGGAAATCCTCGGCAAGACCGACTGGCGGACCTTAGCCACCTATCACCCGCACGCCGACGCCCTGCCCTTCACGCTCCAGGATCATGGCAGCGCGGTATCCTACCGCAATATCTGGGTGCGCAAACTGGCGGAACAGGAGGAGTAG
- a CDS encoding GMC family oxidoreductase, whose translation MSDYEFDAVVIGSGVSGGWAAKELTEKGMKVLMLDRGRMVEHSADYTFEGTGPWEQPYRGQTPPALTESDYYASRYGGAGQTAVKGFMNNDRLNPYAIKDGPEFRWVRPGIVGGKSITWGRVSLRFGPQDFEANGRDGHGNDWPIRYDDIAPWYSYVESYAGIAGSKEGLPHLPDGEFQPPHPMNVAETWLKDRLEKAMPDRKVISIRTANMTEDKPEQGRSRCQSRSQCNRGCSFGAYFSTQAVTLPAARATNRLTLLSDQVVTSLEFDPKTKRVTGVRTIDANTQTAHTYRSRIVFLCASAMASNQILLNSKLPGSDKSFADSSGKLGRYIMDHPMLTLFSGNLPEGVHDDLIEYGRKPAGIYIPRFRNLDGQDADADFLRGYGCQGGGSRGVSSAVGFGAAMKAGLRKYGLWSVGFNIFGECLPYLDNTITLHSTKVDRFGVPQALFNVTYRDNEKKMMADGVRQGRAMMEAAGLINISAEERPHIPGDSIHEMGGACMGKDPRTSVTNAWNQLHDAPNVFVTDGSTMASTSCVNPSLTFMAFTARAADHAVKQVKAGAI comes from the coding sequence ATGTCAGATTATGAATTCGACGCCGTCGTCATCGGCTCCGGCGTTTCCGGCGGCTGGGCCGCCAAGGAACTGACCGAAAAGGGCATGAAGGTCCTGATGCTGGATCGCGGCCGCATGGTCGAGCACAGTGCCGACTATACCTTTGAGGGCACCGGCCCGTGGGAGCAGCCCTATCGCGGCCAGACGCCGCCCGCTTTGACCGAAAGCGATTATTACGCCTCGCGTTACGGCGGCGCCGGTCAGACGGCGGTGAAAGGCTTCATGAACAATGACCGCCTGAACCCCTATGCCATAAAGGACGGCCCGGAGTTCCGCTGGGTGCGGCCGGGTATTGTCGGCGGCAAGTCGATCACCTGGGGCCGAGTCTCCCTGAGATTTGGGCCACAGGATTTCGAGGCCAATGGCAGGGACGGCCACGGCAATGACTGGCCCATCCGTTACGATGACATCGCGCCCTGGTATTCCTATGTCGAATCCTATGCCGGCATCGCCGGATCGAAAGAGGGCCTGCCGCATCTGCCCGACGGCGAGTTCCAGCCGCCGCACCCGATGAATGTCGCCGAAACCTGGCTGAAGGACCGGCTGGAAAAGGCCATGCCCGACCGCAAGGTCATTTCGATCCGCACCGCCAACATGACCGAGGACAAGCCGGAACAGGGCCGGTCGCGCTGTCAGAGCCGCTCGCAGTGTAATCGCGGCTGTTCATTCGGCGCCTATTTCTCGACCCAGGCCGTGACGCTTCCCGCCGCGCGCGCCACCAATCGGCTGACCCTGCTCTCCGACCAGGTGGTGACCTCGCTGGAATTCGACCCGAAGACCAAGCGCGTCACCGGCGTCCGCACCATCGACGCCAATACCCAGACCGCGCATACCTATCGTTCGCGCATCGTCTTCCTGTGCGCTTCGGCCATGGCGTCGAACCAGATCCTGCTCAATTCAAAACTGCCTGGCAGCGACAAAAGCTTCGCCGACTCAAGCGGGAAACTTGGGCGCTACATCATGGATCACCCCATGCTGACCCTGTTTTCAGGCAACCTGCCGGAAGGCGTTCATGACGATCTGATCGAATATGGCCGCAAGCCCGCCGGCATCTATATCCCGCGTTTCCGCAATCTCGATGGCCAGGACGCCGATGCCGACTTCCTGCGCGGCTATGGCTGCCAGGGCGGCGGCAGTCGCGGCGTCTCCAGCGCGGTTGGTTTCGGCGCGGCGATGAAGGCGGGCCTGCGCAAATACGGGCTGTGGTCAGTCGGCTTCAATATCTTCGGCGAATGCCTGCCCTATCTCGACAATACGATCACCCTGCACTCGACCAAGGTGGACCGCTTCGGCGTACCTCAGGCCCTGTTCAATGTCACCTACCGCGACAATGAAAAGAAGATGATGGCCGATGGCGTACGCCAGGGCCGGGCCATGATGGAGGCTGCCGGCCTGATCAATATTTCTGCGGAGGAAAGACCGCATATTCCCGGCGACTCGATCCACGAAATGGGCGGCGCCTGCATGGGTAAGGATCCGCGCACCTCGGTCACCAATGCCTGGAACCAGTTGCATGACGCGCCGAATGTCTTCGTCACCGATGGGTCTACCATGGCCTCGACAAGTTGCGTCAACCCGTCGCTGACCTTCATGGCCTTTACGGCCCGCGCGGCGGATCATGCCGTGAAGCAGGTGAAGGCGGGCGCGATCTGA
- a CDS encoding M14-type cytosolic carboxypeptidase has product MSVTFSADFDGGNIEVLGGEGGQWDLAIRPDNGSHYYQWFYFRVDGAAGLDLTLRITNAGGSAYPGGWENYRARVSSDNADWLCTDTSYDNGVLTIRHKPAGDTVWFAYFAPFDSQRHHAFVEKTKTLPGMTHRVLGQTLDGRDLDLFTLGNGAAKIWLYARQHPGETMAEWWMEGAVAFLTGNDPAAMSLREAATFYIVLNMNPDGSARGHLRTNAAGVDLNREWAGPTMERSPEILYVLQAMTDSGVDFAIDVHGDEAIPHVFMAGFEGTPSWTDARGALYQAYLDRLLARTPDFQTRFGYDIPAPGAANLAISTNAVAERFKAIAMTLEMPFKDHNDAPEPVRAWSASRSCALGETCLRALADIIDQLSD; this is encoded by the coding sequence ATGTCAGTCACGTTCTCAGCCGATTTCGATGGCGGCAATATCGAGGTTTTGGGTGGGGAAGGCGGACAATGGGATCTGGCGATCCGGCCGGATAACGGCTCGCATTATTACCAGTGGTTCTATTTCCGCGTCGATGGCGCGGCCGGGCTCGACCTGACCCTGCGGATCACCAATGCCGGCGGTTCGGCCTATCCGGGCGGCTGGGAAAATTACCGGGCGCGCGTCAGTTCCGATAATGCCGACTGGCTCTGTACCGACACAAGTTATGACAATGGGGTCCTGACCATCCGGCACAAACCCGCCGGTGATACGGTGTGGTTTGCCTATTTCGCGCCCTTCGACAGCCAGCGCCATCACGCCTTCGTGGAAAAGACGAAGACCCTGCCGGGCATGACGCATCGTGTGCTGGGCCAGACGCTTGATGGCCGCGACCTCGATCTCTTTACCCTCGGCAATGGCGCGGCCAAGATCTGGCTCTATGCGCGCCAACATCCCGGCGAAACCATGGCCGAATGGTGGATGGAGGGCGCCGTCGCCTTCCTGACCGGTAATGATCCGGCGGCGATGAGCTTGCGCGAAGCGGCCACCTTTTACATCGTGCTCAATATGAATCCGGATGGCAGCGCGCGCGGGCATCTGCGCACCAATGCCGCGGGCGTCGATCTCAACCGCGAATGGGCTGGGCCGACCATGGAACGCAGCCCGGAAATCCTCTACGTTTTGCAGGCCATGACGGATAGCGGTGTTGATTTCGCCATCGATGTTCATGGCGATGAAGCGATTCCACATGTCTTCATGGCCGGTTTCGAGGGCACGCCATCATGGACGGACGCGAGGGGCGCGCTTTACCAGGCCTATCTCGATCGCCTGCTGGCGCGCACGCCAGACTTCCAGACCAGGTTCGGCTACGATATTCCGGCGCCGGGCGCGGCTAACCTGGCGATCTCGACCAATGCCGTGGCCGAGCGCTTCAAGGCCATCGCCATGACGCTGGAAATGCCGTTCAAGGATCACAATGATGCGCCGGAGCCGGTGCGGGCATGGTCTGCCAGCCGGTCGTGCGCGCTGGGCGAAACCTGCCTCAGGGCGCTGGCCGATATTATCGATCAACTTAGTGATTAG
- a CDS encoding gluconate 2-dehydrogenase subunit 3 family protein, protein MAHDHSRIDRRSLLTGILAMVGGVAVAPIARAMQAGMDPGYAPANPYMTADQRALTAAVSERIIPTTDTPGAIAAEVPAFIEMMLSEWYWPGERDMVMGGLAAMDATARKTHGKPFAAITPEQQDAILTLAMNQTLPDAPADSFEHLRQLVIFGYYSSEIGCTVERVYLPVPGRYDGAYPYAEVNRVFSS, encoded by the coding sequence ATGGCCCACGATCATTCCCGCATCGACAGGCGCAGCCTTTTGACCGGCATTCTCGCCATGGTCGGCGGCGTGGCGGTCGCCCCTATCGCCCGCGCCATGCAGGCCGGCATGGACCCCGGCTACGCACCCGCCAATCCCTATATGACCGCAGATCAGCGCGCGCTCACCGCCGCCGTCTCCGAGCGCATCATTCCCACCACCGATACACCGGGCGCCATCGCCGCCGAGGTGCCGGCCTTTATCGAGATGATGCTGTCGGAATGGTACTGGCCCGGCGAACGCGACATGGTTATGGGCGGGCTTGCCGCCATGGATGCCACCGCCCGCAAGACACACGGCAAGCCGTTCGCCGCCATTACACCCGAACAGCAGGACGCCATACTGACCCTGGCCATGAACCAGACGCTGCCCGATGCCCCGGCGGACAGTTTCGAGCATCTGCGGCAACTGGTCATCTTCGGCTATTACAGCTCCGAAATTGGCTGCACGGTCGAGCGCGTCTATCTGCCGGTGCCAGGCCGTTACGACGGCGCCTATCCCTATGCCGAAGTCAACCGCGTCTTTTCGTCTTAA
- a CDS encoding sugar phosphate isomerase/epimerase translates to MKTLKGPGIFLAQFLGDAAPFNKLESMAQWAAGLGYKGLQIPTSSPAIFDLEKCAQSQTYADEITGMLAQYGLSVTELSTHLQGQLVAVHPAYDTLFDGFAPLSLHGKPKARQAWAVEQVKLGAKASQRLGLKAHATFSGALAWPYIYPWPQRPAGLVEEAFAELGRRWTPILNAFEEAGVDCCYEIHPGEDLHDGATFERFLDEVGGHSRANILFDPSHFVLQQLDYLSYIDIYHERIKMFHVKDAEFNSSGRSGVYGGYQGWVDRPGRFRSLGDGQVDFKAIFSKLTQYDYNGWAVLEWECCLKHPEDGAREGAPFIRDHIIRVTEKAFDDFAGSGVSKESLRNLLGITPH, encoded by the coding sequence GTGAAGACACTCAAAGGCCCCGGTATTTTCCTGGCACAGTTCCTCGGCGATGCGGCGCCGTTCAACAAGCTGGAAAGCATGGCGCAGTGGGCGGCGGGGCTTGGTTATAAGGGCCTGCAAATCCCGACCTCGTCGCCAGCGATTTTCGACCTGGAAAAATGCGCTCAAAGCCAGACCTATGCCGATGAGATCACTGGTATGCTGGCGCAATACGGTTTGTCGGTGACTGAGCTTTCGACGCACCTGCAGGGCCAGCTTGTCGCCGTCCATCCGGCCTACGATACCTTGTTTGACGGCTTTGCACCGCTCAGCCTGCATGGCAAGCCGAAGGCCCGCCAGGCTTGGGCGGTCGAGCAGGTCAAGCTGGGCGCCAAAGCCTCGCAGCGACTGGGCCTGAAGGCGCACGCCACCTTTTCCGGTGCGCTCGCCTGGCCCTATATCTATCCGTGGCCGCAACGCCCGGCGGGGCTGGTGGAAGAGGCTTTCGCCGAACTGGGCCGGCGCTGGACGCCTATTCTCAATGCGTTTGAGGAGGCTGGCGTCGATTGCTGCTATGAAATCCACCCCGGCGAAGACCTGCACGATGGTGCCACCTTCGAGCGCTTCCTCGATGAGGTGGGCGGACACAGCCGCGCCAACATCCTGTTCGACCCCAGCCATTTCGTGCTGCAACAGCTTGATTATCTCAGCTATATCGACATCTACCACGAACGGATAAAGATGTTCCATGTCAAAGATGCCGAGTTCAATTCGAGCGGGCGTTCAGGCGTCTATGGTGGCTATCAGGGCTGGGTGGACCGGCCAGGCCGCTTCCGGTCTCTCGGCGATGGCCAGGTCGATTTCAAGGCCATTTTCTCGAAGCTGACACAGTATGATTACAACGGCTGGGCGGTGCTTGAGTGGGAATGCTGCCTGAAGCATCCGGAAGACGGCGCCCGTGAAGGCGCGCCCTTTATCCGCGACCATATCATCCGTGTCACTGAAAAGGCGTTTGACGACTTCGCCGGTAGCGGCGTATCCAAAGAGTCGTTACGTAATTTACTAGGAATAACACCTCACTGA